In the Hylaeus volcanicus isolate JK05 chromosome 1, UHH_iyHylVolc1.0_haploid, whole genome shotgun sequence genome, one interval contains:
- the LOC128876446 gene encoding zinc finger protein 58-like, whose protein sequence is MANLENEENHIIDYELLALFDDTSALSHLENCSFDESYFGYNFYDEPRNTKINDIRLSKIDDSWKDKMDDRPIYLKNGQDEKENVFAVPKVYTCMYCFKGFYSRSANRRHQVFHAKKQLRCPYCRTTSHSMSNLRRHFDYFHRGAPRHQILIESP, encoded by the exons ATGGCGAATttggaaaacgaagaaaaccACATAATCGACTACGAG CTATTGGCGTTATTCGACGATACCTCCGCATTGTCGCATTTGGAGAACTGTAGCTTCGACGAGTCGTATTTTGGTTACAATTTCTACGACGAGCCACGAAATACAAAGATCAACGATATTCGATTGTCGAAGATCGACGATAGTTGGAAGGATAAAATGGACGATAGACcaatttacttgaaaaacgGTCAGGATGAGAAGGAGAACGTGTTTGCTGTGCCGAAAGTGTACACGTGCATGTACTGCTTTAAGGGATTCTACAGTAGGTCTGCGAATCGAAGGCACCAGGTCTTCCACGCCAAGAAACAATTGCGTTGTCCCTATTGTAGGACAACATCCCACAGTATGAGTAATCTGCGAAGACACTTTGACTATTTCCACCGAGGCGCTCCAAGAcatcaaatattaattgagTCGCCATGA